In Calditrichota bacterium, a genomic segment contains:
- a CDS encoding nucleoside deaminase: MPISLTNKNDDQVFMQEAIKEARKAFDSGDVPVGAVVVLDNRIIGRGHNQVELLSDPTAHAEMIAITAATATIQEKFLREAQLFVTVEPCSMCAGASVLARIKKLVYGVQDIKTGAHSSLFNLLNDPRLNHQIEVIPGVLKKECSQLMGEFFLQLREKKTKKI; this comes from the coding sequence ATGCCCATTTCGCTAACAAATAAAAATGATGATCAGGTTTTTATGCAGGAAGCGATTAAAGAGGCAAGAAAAGCATTTGATAGCGGAGATGTTCCTGTTGGTGCGGTTGTTGTTCTCGATAACAGAATTATTGGCCGTGGGCATAACCAGGTTGAGTTATTAAGTGACCCTACAGCTCATGCAGAAATGATTGCAATTACAGCAGCTACGGCGACTATCCAGGAAAAATTTTTAAGGGAGGCTCAGCTGTTTGTTACTGTGGAGCCTTGCTCAATGTGTGCTGGTGCTTCTGTTTTGGCAAGGATAAAAAAACTGGTTTATGGTGTTCAGGATATAAAAACCGGTGCTCATTCAAGCCTTTTCAATTTGCTGAATGACCCAAGGCTGAATCACCAAATTGAAGTTATACCGGGAGTACTTAAAAAAGAATGCTCACAATTAATGGGTGAGTTCTTTTTGCAGTTACGCGAAAAAAAGACAAAAAAAATATAG
- a CDS encoding response regulator transcription factor, translating to MAHLLVVDDEEKMTSILKDNLEFEGYQVSTAKDGREGLQKIREGSYDMILLDVMMPHISGFDVCKQIRADGIATPVIILTAKGEEIDKVLGLELGADDYITKPFSLRELLARIKAILRRTQDLISGTDEHKVGKLTVHFSSYDAFENGTQIAMTHREFDVLKYLWQHKNRTVSRDDLLSSIWQMDDGITARTVDNFILHLRQKVEFNPSHPRHILTVHGIGYKFID from the coding sequence ATGGCACATTTGTTAGTAGTTGATGATGAAGAAAAAATGACTTCTATCCTGAAGGATAACCTGGAGTTTGAAGGTTATCAGGTTTCGACAGCAAAGGATGGAAGAGAAGGTTTGCAAAAAATACGTGAAGGATCTTATGACATGATTTTACTGGACGTAATGATGCCTCATATCTCAGGGTTCGATGTTTGTAAACAAATCCGGGCAGATGGAATTGCAACACCTGTTATTATATTAACCGCCAAAGGTGAAGAAATTGATAAAGTATTGGGATTGGAGCTGGGGGCAGATGATTATATTACAAAGCCTTTTAGTTTGCGTGAACTGCTTGCCAGGATTAAAGCAATTTTAAGAAGGACTCAGGATTTAATATCCGGAACTGATGAGCATAAAGTAGGGAAATTAACAGTACACTTTTCATCTTACGATGCATTTGAAAATGGAACACAAATAGCAATGACACACCGAGAGTTTGATGTGTTAAAATATCTCTGGCAGCATAAAAACAGGACTGTAAGCCGTGATGATTTGCTGTCTTCCATTTGGCAAATGGATGATGGGATTACTGCACGTACCGTGGATAATTTTATTCTGCATTTAAGACAGAAAGTAGAATTCAACCCATCACATCCACGACACATTTTAACTGTTCATGGCATTGGCTACAAATTTATAGATTAG
- a CDS encoding cold shock domain-containing protein, protein MQSGKVKSWDAQRGFGFIVSDDDDDLFVNVSDIHPSVKPKILREGQNVKFDVKSDMKGDRAVNVRVAK, encoded by the coding sequence ATGCAATCAGGAAAAGTTAAATCTTGGGATGCCCAAAGAGGGTTTGGTTTTATTGTGAGTGATGATGATGATGATTTGTTTGTTAATGTTAGTGATATTCATCCTTCAGTTAAGCCAAAAATTTTACGCGAAGGTCAAAACGTAAAATTTGACGTAAAATCAGATATGAAGGGCGATCGAGCTGTCAATGTTCGCGTTGCAAAATAA
- a CDS encoding HAMP domain-containing histidine kinase, translating to MNKANNRLRNITLVIIIIVLFPALFFTAYEINSLNENEEIVEGIYKQQMETLLFAINQYVFSYFESSIQKIDEILIRTKKENLVNEFEKYFSKSNPVTMISIYNLDMQKQLSFSESDINAKPILFNNKLPEHLLQDKAKIQNMIKLKRQGYRKIENFPESLFPEIENDFFVLLYVYINGDDQFLIALLVNNARTFENVIEPKMKEIATDKFDIGIFSKSGKYARFSSGEIPTGVLGVNKKVWIFPEYVFGIRFKGESISQITESRFNQSLMLILFLDLFLLAGGWFIFYNMRKEMHLAQLKSDFVSNVSHELRTPLSLIRMYAETLEMDRVKDEKKRHDYYKNISQESERLTHLINNILNFSRMESGKKEYQFEKIELNELVKEVTDIYKDHALENGFDFSTEYFEENLNITADKTALSEALINLIDNAIKYSPEEKKISIKSGQQNGFAFIEIRDNGSGIEPANHEKVFDKFFRETTGHVHNTKGSGLGLSLVKHIVDAHEGKINLKSIPGKGSTFILNFPINES from the coding sequence ATGAACAAGGCCAACAACCGTTTAAGAAATATCACCCTGGTAATAATAATTATTGTGTTATTTCCTGCTTTGTTTTTTACGGCTTATGAAATTAATTCACTCAATGAAAATGAAGAGATTGTAGAAGGGATTTACAAACAGCAAATGGAAACATTGTTATTTGCGATCAATCAATATGTCTTTAGTTATTTTGAAAGCTCAATCCAAAAAATCGATGAAATATTAATCCGTACAAAAAAAGAAAACCTGGTTAATGAGTTTGAAAAATATTTTTCCAAAAGTAATCCCGTAACAATGATTTCAATTTATAATCTTGACATGCAAAAACAGTTGTCTTTTTCAGAGAGTGATATAAATGCCAAGCCTATCTTGTTTAATAATAAGCTGCCTGAACATCTGTTGCAGGATAAAGCAAAAATCCAAAACATGATAAAACTAAAAAGGCAAGGGTATCGCAAGATTGAAAACTTCCCTGAGTCACTTTTTCCGGAAATAGAAAACGATTTTTTTGTTTTACTCTATGTTTATATAAATGGAGATGATCAGTTTTTGATTGCTTTACTTGTAAATAATGCGCGCACCTTCGAAAATGTTATTGAACCGAAAATGAAAGAAATTGCCACTGATAAGTTTGATATTGGTATTTTTTCCAAAAGTGGAAAATATGCCCGCTTTTCTTCAGGGGAAATTCCAACAGGTGTTTTGGGTGTAAATAAAAAGGTATGGATTTTCCCTGAGTATGTGTTTGGAATACGTTTTAAAGGGGAAAGTATTTCACAAATTACAGAGAGTAGATTTAATCAAAGCCTGATGTTGATTCTTTTTCTCGATCTGTTCTTACTTGCCGGTGGCTGGTTTATCTTTTATAACATGCGCAAAGAGATGCACCTGGCGCAGCTAAAATCAGATTTTGTATCCAATGTATCGCATGAGCTAAGAACGCCTTTATCACTTATAAGAATGTATGCCGAAACACTGGAAATGGACCGCGTAAAAGATGAAAAAAAACGCCACGATTATTATAAAAACATAAGCCAGGAAAGCGAAAGGCTTACGCATCTTATCAATAATATTTTAAACTTCTCACGAATGGAGTCAGGTAAAAAGGAATACCAATTCGAAAAAATTGAATTAAATGAATTGGTAAAAGAAGTGACCGATATCTACAAAGATCATGCGTTAGAAAATGGTTTTGATTTTTCTACAGAATATTTTGAGGAAAATTTAAATATTACAGCAGATAAAACTGCTTTGAGTGAAGCATTGATAAATTTGATTGATAATGCCATAAAATATAGTCCTGAAGAAAAGAAAATCTCTATAAAAAGTGGCCAGCAAAATGGATTTGCTTTTATTGAAATACGGGATAATGGATCCGGTATTGAACCGGCGAATCATGAAAAAGTATTTGATAAGTTTTTCCGTGAAACAACAGGGCATGTGCATAATACAAAAGGCAGTGGTCTTGGTTTAAGCCTTGTTAAACACATTGTTGATGCGCATGAGGGAAAAATAAATCTAAAAAGCATACCAGGGAAAGGCAGCACATTTATACTAAATTTCCCAATTAACGAGAGCTAA
- a CDS encoding sulfite exporter TauE/SafE family protein yields MDWILLLAIVFILAAYFVKGFSGFGPALIIVPSFTILYDPLTAISLSSLFDAIGGTLLLLTVLKNVNWRFVFPTAFFLAIGSYLGVSILGFVPVNLLKILIAAVVCIFIYVLISNRKFEFTFIRKSGNPFLFALATLTGMLAGLTGTGGPILIIFLKLKNRKKEFRSQAIAIFTIGAIWRLFLYEYNNFLPELNLTIFVMILFMVIGLAFGHFLQRNVNEQLFNRYVALILIIPVMTLFFEAFIK; encoded by the coding sequence GTGGATTGGATCCTTCTTCTTGCAATTGTTTTTATTTTAGCAGCCTATTTTGTAAAAGGTTTTTCAGGTTTTGGCCCTGCTTTAATTATTGTCCCTTCTTTTACCATCTTATACGATCCTTTAACAGCAATTTCCTTATCAAGCCTATTTGATGCCATTGGCGGAACCCTTCTTTTACTTACGGTTTTAAAAAATGTTAACTGGCGTTTTGTTTTCCCCACCGCTTTTTTCCTGGCTATTGGATCTTACTTGGGTGTTTCTATTTTAGGTTTTGTTCCGGTTAATCTTTTAAAAATATTAATTGCTGCAGTCGTTTGTATTTTTATCTATGTCTTAATCTCAAACAGGAAATTTGAGTTTACATTTATCAGGAAAAGTGGTAATCCATTTTTGTTTGCTTTGGCTACTTTAACGGGTATGTTGGCAGGCCTAACAGGTACCGGTGGACCAATTCTAATTATTTTTCTAAAACTAAAAAACAGAAAAAAAGAGTTCAGAAGCCAGGCAATTGCTATTTTTACAATTGGGGCGATTTGGCGGTTGTTTTTATATGAATACAATAATTTTTTACCTGAATTGAATTTGACAATATTTGTTATGATTTTGTTTATGGTAATCGGGCTTGCATTTGGTCATTTTTTGCAAAGAAATGTAAATGAACAGCTTTTTAACAGATATGTTGCCCTAATCCTGATTATCCCGGTAATGACATTATTTTTTGAGGCATTTATCAAATGA